The Alosa sapidissima isolate fAloSap1 chromosome 8, fAloSap1.pri, whole genome shotgun sequence genome contains a region encoding:
- the ttc37 gene encoding tetratricopeptide repeat protein 37 isoform X1 — MSSKEVKAALKSAREAIKNKEYKEALKHCKNVLKLEKNNYNAWVFIGVAAGELDQPDQAKAAYKKAAELEPDQLLAWQGLANLYEKNNETDKSELPVVYQKLITLYESSDKVKCQEVSRKLVDLHLQEKDYLQVARVWSRLLQLKEEGEADQAEQLQLWREMAQILQDSVEEQDNETQQHLITAFEKAMTLTESAPCEDHKKLSMDFLTCLSKLPHEEAKLKEVCEMMLSTYPSQKFPLEVLCSHYLKSGACSEEAVGCFRRMLELDAGSGPALLGLGVTALDQKKYEDAIKSLSQGLKQMRSSVVGWYSLAQAQLKIHKYTDSAKACSQGLSCCKDSDTELSQKLQKLKLESLVRSGTETTSDEALDTLTQISDFRNDPVLLSFKGRIYLQKGQIEQALQVSTELGTSHPDSVEAVTLKGLIHQARDELQQAEESFQKALSICPDSGELYFLLGRLYWLMGEEARRDRNKAHTHLLKAAKLDPHLGSVFRYLGHYYREVARDLGRAHGCYKRAFELDGSDGEAGAAAVDISMEQGDMESALAILTSVTERATPGSAKWAWMRRGLYHLKINEHQQAVTDLQAALRADPMDWVCWECLGEAYLHRHSFTTALKAFTKAHLLQPDSIYSLYQMAAIKQILGKSKEAAGEYMKIVQREDYVPALKGLGECLLALARGALEDYLDGRAVDFIQSAIEYLFRGVQQRPDLSCLWKLLGNACSLSGSVAPERAHVMVPGALSGDSPSDQNHRLDQRTLLRLGERCYGQALKLMPEAASLWCDLGINYYRQCQKLLPLNQEQDIQTLLEKSLQCIKKAVMLDSANNSYWNALGVVAMATGVENFALAQHCFIKSVKVEPNNVVAWTNLGVLYLKKENIELAHEAFKVAQSLEPLYVNCWIGQALIAEMVDSADTMDLFRHTTELNTHTEGVKGYAHFVCSTLLDKSNRDSELYRYNILQMNAISAAQVALCKYTERIQTDPTAFVMLGYLNEHLQLKRQATVAYRRAVELLQTSPHVDELSFALRNYGRALCDTGQCEDAVRVYSSTPLGELQDLVGLALAYFRAGHLQESLAAYEKALSVASTEKERAYILTALALLQHRLGSMDTAKTLLFKCSLLKEPISESLLCLCALGLVHGDGTLATAALSELLKLTGGPGGAVEQRCLLTCALLALQGHYSAVPREAARAVHSNPGNATLWALLSRLVPQYHPRQAKGGAVAGSVACLSSMTQGKRALLFSGLSQLAAGRHAGEDRSRNGLKTIQRAVLLCPDDLAAWAGLMAASYAENTACALSGSAPLRQGLERPLMAAIAEKAQAVPVEERPLAHAVESWALQQALSGLRQATHYAQAEALCTQVLSVSPDHPAVLLQLRQLQCERLLVEQAGTALPVPVLEQLSAAVMANPTSVSAWHWLAGLYFSQGLLAQASVAYRQSLQLASQLGHYSGKIGGLLRLALLALTPCMAKHPGSDWKSLVVEATTEALKLGPSPVALLLQALLQFSTKMEARETRRLLERLVYYASPEQPDTVSSVARWYLLRHLHAKDDLELMDKLVEQAAAAGDSRLLEFHKQICLSG; from the exons ATGTCCAGTAAAGAGGTGAAGGCTGCCCTGAAAAGTGCAAGGGAAGCCATCAAGAACAAAGAATACAAAGAAGCACTTAAACATTGCAAG AATGTTCTCAAGCTCGAGAAGAACAACTACAATGCCTGGGTGTTCATTGGAGTGGCCGCTGGGGAGCTGGACCAGCCTGACCAGGCCAAAGCAGCATACAAGAAGGCTGCCGAGCTCGAGCCTGACCAGCTACTGGCATGGCAG GGATTGGCAAACCTATATGAGAAGAACAACGAGACAGATAAGAGTGAACTCCCTGTGGTATACCAGAAACTCATCACATTGTATGAAAG TTCAGACAAAGTCAAGTGCCAAGAGGTGAGCAGGAAGCTGGTGGACCTCCACCTCCAAGAGAAGGACTATTTGCAG GTGGCTCGTGTGTGGAGCAGGCTGCTGCAGCTGAAGGAGGAGGGTGAGGCCGACCAGGCCGAGCAGCTGCAGCTCTGGAGGGAGATGGCGCAGATCCTACAGGACAGCGTGGAGGAGCAGGACAACGAGACCCAGCAGCAC cttaTAACTGCTTTTGAGAAAGCCATGACTCTCACAGAATCTGCCCCTTGTGAAGACCACAAGAAACTCTCAATGGACTTCCTCACATGTCTGTCAAAG CTTCCACATGAAGAAGCCAAACTGAAAGAAGTCTGTGAGATGATGCTGTCCACTTACCCCTCCCAAAAATTCCCCTTGGAGGTCCTGTGCTCACACTACCTAAAGTCAG GAGCATGCAGTGAGGAGGCCGTTGGATGCTTCAGGCGTATGCTGGAGTTGGACGCAGGCAGTGGGCCAGCTCTCCTGGGCCTGGGAGTCACGGCTCTGGACCAGAAGAAGTATGAGGACGCCATCAAGAGCCTGTCTCAGG GATTGAAGCAGATGCGTTCCTCTGTGGTTGGCTGGTATAGCTTGGCCCAGGCTCAGCTCAAGattcacaaatacacagatAGTGCCAAGGCGTGCAGTCAAG GACTGAGTTGCTGTAAGGACAGTGATACAGAATTGAGCCAGAAGTTGCAGAAGCTCAAGCTGGAGTCTCTTGTGAGGAGTGGAACTGAAACCACATCTGATGAAGCGctggacacactcactcag ATATCTGATTTCAGAAATGATCCCGTCCTGTTATCTTTTAAAGGCAGGATCTACTTGCAGAAAGGCCAAATTGAACAAGCATTGCAG GTATCAACGGAGTTGGGGACGTCCCATCCTGACTCTGTAGAGGCAGTTACGCTGAAGGGGCTCATCCATCAGGCACGGGATGAGCTCCAACAAGCAGAGGaaag CTTCCAGAAGGCCCTCTCAATCTGCCCAGACTCAGGAGAGCTCTACTTCCTGTTGGGCCGACTCTACTGGCTCATGGGAGAAGAGGCGCGTCGAGATCGGAATAAAGCACACACGCACCTCCTCAAG GCTGCGAAGCTTGACCCTCACCTGGGCTCTGTGTTCCGCTATCTGGGCCACTACTACCGGGAGGTGGCCCGTGACCTGGGCCGAGCGCATGGATGCTACAAGCGGGCCTTTGAGCTGGACGGCAGCGATGGTGAGGCAGGGGCGGCAGCAGTCGACATCAGCATGGAGCAAGGAGACATG GAATCTGCCTTGGCCATTTTGACGTCGGTGACTGAGAGAGCCACCCCTGGGTCAGCCAAGTGGGCCTGGATGAGAAGGGGCTTATATCACCTCAAGATCAATGAGCACCAGCAAGCTGTCACAGA CCTGCAGGCGGCGCTGCGGGCGGACCCTATGGACTGGGTGTGCTGGGAGTGCCTGGGCGAGGCCTACCTGCACCGCCACAGCTTCACCACTGCGCTCAAGGCCTTCACCAAGGCCCACCTGCTGCAGCCCGACTCCATCTACAGCCTCTACCAGATGGCCGCCATCAAGCAGATCCTGGGCAAGTCCAAGGAGGCTGCCGGAGAGTACATGAAGATTGTCCAGCGAGAGGACTATGTACCTGCgctaaaag GTCTTGGAGAGTGCCTTCTCGCCTTAGCACGGGGTGCGCTGGAAGACTACTTAGATGGGAGAGCAGTGGACTTCATTCAAAGTGCCATTGAATACCTGTTCAG GGGTGTCCAGCAGCGTCCGGACCTGTCGTGTTTGTGGAAGCTGCTGGGCAATGCCTGTAGTCTGAGTGGTTCCGTGGCTCCAGAGAGGGCTCACGTGATGGTCCCAGGGGCCTTGTCAGGAGACAGCCCGTCGGATCAGAACCACCGCCTGGACCAGAGAACACTGCTGAGGCTGGGCGAGAG GTGCTATGGCCAAGCCCTGAAGCTGATGCCAGAGGCTGCCAGTCTGTGGTGTGACCTTGGCATCAACTACTACCGCCAGTGCCAGAAACTCCTCCCCCTCAACCAGGAGCAGGACATCCAGACGCTTCTGGAAAAATCCTTACAG TGTATAAAGAAGGCTGTCATGTTGGACAGTGCCAATAACAGCTACTGGAATGCCTTGGGAGTTGTTGCCATGGCCACAG GTGTTGAAAACTTTGCTCTGGCACAACACTGTTTCATTAAATCAGTAAAGGTGGAACCAAAT AATGTTGTAGCTTGGACCAACCTGGGTGTATTGTacctgaaaaaagaaaacattgag CTTGCCCATGAGGCCTTTAAGGTTGCACAGTCTCTAGAGCCGCTATACGTCAACTGCTGGATTGGACAG GCTCTGATTGCAGAGATGGTGGACAGCGCCGACACCATGGACCTGTTCCGCCACACCACAGAGCTCAACACACAC ACTGAGGGAGTGAAAGGCTATGCCCACTTTGTGTGCTCCACGCTGCTGGACAAGAGCAACCGGGACTCTGAGCTCTACCGCTACAACATCCTGCAGATGAACGCCATCTCCGCTGCCCAGGTGGCCCTCTGCAAGTACACAG AGAGGATTCAAACAGACCCCACAGCTTTTGTCATGCTTGGATATCTCAATGAACACCTACAACTCAAGAGACAGGccactgtagcctacagaag AGCTGTGGAACTGCTCCAGACCTCTCCTCACGTAGACGAGCTCAGCTTCGCCCTCAGAAACTACGGCCGTGCCCTCTG TGACACAGGCCAGTGTGAGGatgctgtgcgtgtgtactCCTCCACGCCACTGGGGGAGCTGCAGGACCTGGTGGGGCTGGCCCTGGCCTACTTCAGAGCAGGCCACCTGCAGGAAAGCCTCGCTG cctATGAGAAGGCGCTGTCTGTGGCCTCTACGGAGAAGGAGAGGGCCTACATCCTCACAGCACTGGCTCTGCTCCAGCACAGACTGGGCAGCATGGACACGGCCAAAACGTTGCTCTTCAAGTG ctcgTTGCTGAAGGAGCCCATATCGGAGAGCCTGCTGTGTCTGTGCGCTCTGGGCCTGGTCCATGGGGACGGCACCCTGGCCACGGCGGCACTCTCCGAGCTGCTGAAGCTGACCGGGGGCCCAGGGGGCGCTGTGGAGCAACGCTGCCTCCTCACCTGTGCCCTGCTGGCACTGCAGGGACACTACAGCGCCGTGCCCAGGGAGGCTGCCAGGGCCGtgcacag tAACCCAGGAAACGCCACCCTCTGGGCCCTGCTCTCCCGCCTGGTGCCACAGTACCACCCTAGGCAAGCCAAA GGTGGTGCTGTCGCTGGAAGTGTGGCCTGTCTCTCCAGTATGACACAGGGGAAG AGGGCGCTACTGTTCAGTGGTCTGAGTCAGCTAGCTGCTGGCAGACACGCGGGTGAGGACCGCTCCAGGAATGGCCTGAAGACCATACAGAGAGCCGTGCTGCTATGTCCAG ATGACCTGGCTGCCTGGGCTGGGCTGATGGCCGCTTCCTATGCGGAGAACACGGCCTGCGCTCTGTCCGGCTCTGCCCCTCTCAGACAGGGTCTAGAGCGCCCCCTGATGGCCGCCATTGCAGAGAAAG CCCAGGCAGTCCCTGTGGAGGAGCGTCCCCTGGCCCATGCTGTGGAGAGCTGGGCACTGCAGCAGGCCCTCTCAGGCCTCAGGCAGGCCACACACTATGCCCAGGCTGAAGCCCTGTGCACTCAG GTGCTCAGTGTGTCTCCTGACCACCCTGCCGTGCTGCTTCAGCTGAGGCAGCTCCAGTGTGAGCGCCTCCTTGTGGAGCAGGCTGGAACTGCGCTGCCCGTGCCTGTGCTGGAGCAGCTCTCCGCAGCTGTGATGGCCAACCCTACCTCAGTGTCTGCCTGGCAT TGGTTGGCAGGGTTGTATTTCTCCCAGGGCCTGCTGGCCCAGGCCTCGGTGGCATACAGACAGAGCCTGCAGCTGGCCTCTCAGCTGGGCCACTACAGTGGGAAGATTGGGGGCCTGCTGAGGCTGGCACTACTCGCCCTGACCCCCTGTATG
- the ttc37 gene encoding tetratricopeptide repeat protein 37 isoform X2 produces the protein MSSKEVKAALKSAREAIKNKEYKEALKHCKNVLKLEKNNYNAWVFIGVAAGELDQPDQAKAAYKKAAELEPDQLLAWQGLANLYEKNNETDKSELPVVYQKLITLYESSDKVKCQEVSRKLVDLHLQEKDYLQVARVWSRLLQLKEEGEADQAEQLQLWREMAQILQDSVEEQDNETQQHLITAFEKAMTLTESAPCEDHKKLSMDFLTCLSKLPHEEAKLKEVCEMMLSTYPSQKFPLEVLCSHYLKSGACSEEAVGCFRRMLELDAGSGPALLGLGVTALDQKKYEDAIKSLSQGLKQMRSSVVGWYSLAQAQLKIHKYTDSAKACSQGLSCCKDSDTELSQKLQKLKLESLVRSGTETTSDEALDTLTQISDFRNDPVLLSFKGRIYLQKGQIEQALQVSTELGTSHPDSVEAVTLKGLIHQARDELQQAEESFQKALSICPDSGELYFLLGRLYWLMGEEARRDRNKAHTHLLKAAKLDPHLGSVFRYLGHYYREVARDLGRAHGCYKRAFELDGSDGEAGAAAVDISMEQGDMESALAILTSVTERATPGSAKWAWMRRGLYHLKINEHQQAVTDLQAALRADPMDWVCWECLGEAYLHRHSFTTALKAFTKAHLLQPDSIYSLYQMAAIKQILGKSKEAAGEYMKIVQREDYVPALKGLGECLLALARGALEDYLDGRAVDFIQSAIEYLFRGVQQRPDLSCLWKLLGNACSLSGSVAPERAHVMVPGALSGDSPSDQNHRLDQRTLLRLGERCYGQALKLMPEAASLWCDLGINYYRQCQKLLPLNQEQDIQTLLEKSLQCIKKAVMLDSANNSYWNALGVVAMATGVENFALAQHCFIKSVKVEPNNVVAWTNLGVLYLKKENIELAHEAFKVAQSLEPLYVNCWIGQALIAEMVDSADTMDLFRHTTELNTHTEGVKGYAHFVCSTLLDKSNRDSELYRYNILQMNAISAAQVALCKYTERIQTDPTAFVMLGYLNEHLQLKRQATVAYRRAVELLQTSPHVDELSFALRNYGRALCDTGQCEDAVRVYSSTPLGELQDLVGLALAYFRAGHLQESLAAYEKALSVASTEKERAYILTALALLQHRLGSMDTAKTLLFKCSLLKEPISESLLCLCALGLVHGDGTLATAALSELLKLTGGPGGAVEQRCLLTCALLALQGHYSAVPREAARAVHSNPGNATLWALLSRLVPQYHPRQAKGGAVAGSVACLSSMTQGKRALLFSGLSQLAAGRHAGEDRSRNGLKTIQRAVLLCPDDLAAWAGLMAASYAENTACALSGSAPLRQGLERPLMAAIAEKAQAVPVEERPLAHAVESWALQQALSGLRQATHYAQAEALCTQVLSVSPDHPAVLLQLRQLQCERLLVEQAGTALPVPVLEQLSAAVMANPTSVSAWHVSYPNAPLRPKTHISLSSTLKASTVFLQSLVGLGD, from the exons ATGTCCAGTAAAGAGGTGAAGGCTGCCCTGAAAAGTGCAAGGGAAGCCATCAAGAACAAAGAATACAAAGAAGCACTTAAACATTGCAAG AATGTTCTCAAGCTCGAGAAGAACAACTACAATGCCTGGGTGTTCATTGGAGTGGCCGCTGGGGAGCTGGACCAGCCTGACCAGGCCAAAGCAGCATACAAGAAGGCTGCCGAGCTCGAGCCTGACCAGCTACTGGCATGGCAG GGATTGGCAAACCTATATGAGAAGAACAACGAGACAGATAAGAGTGAACTCCCTGTGGTATACCAGAAACTCATCACATTGTATGAAAG TTCAGACAAAGTCAAGTGCCAAGAGGTGAGCAGGAAGCTGGTGGACCTCCACCTCCAAGAGAAGGACTATTTGCAG GTGGCTCGTGTGTGGAGCAGGCTGCTGCAGCTGAAGGAGGAGGGTGAGGCCGACCAGGCCGAGCAGCTGCAGCTCTGGAGGGAGATGGCGCAGATCCTACAGGACAGCGTGGAGGAGCAGGACAACGAGACCCAGCAGCAC cttaTAACTGCTTTTGAGAAAGCCATGACTCTCACAGAATCTGCCCCTTGTGAAGACCACAAGAAACTCTCAATGGACTTCCTCACATGTCTGTCAAAG CTTCCACATGAAGAAGCCAAACTGAAAGAAGTCTGTGAGATGATGCTGTCCACTTACCCCTCCCAAAAATTCCCCTTGGAGGTCCTGTGCTCACACTACCTAAAGTCAG GAGCATGCAGTGAGGAGGCCGTTGGATGCTTCAGGCGTATGCTGGAGTTGGACGCAGGCAGTGGGCCAGCTCTCCTGGGCCTGGGAGTCACGGCTCTGGACCAGAAGAAGTATGAGGACGCCATCAAGAGCCTGTCTCAGG GATTGAAGCAGATGCGTTCCTCTGTGGTTGGCTGGTATAGCTTGGCCCAGGCTCAGCTCAAGattcacaaatacacagatAGTGCCAAGGCGTGCAGTCAAG GACTGAGTTGCTGTAAGGACAGTGATACAGAATTGAGCCAGAAGTTGCAGAAGCTCAAGCTGGAGTCTCTTGTGAGGAGTGGAACTGAAACCACATCTGATGAAGCGctggacacactcactcag ATATCTGATTTCAGAAATGATCCCGTCCTGTTATCTTTTAAAGGCAGGATCTACTTGCAGAAAGGCCAAATTGAACAAGCATTGCAG GTATCAACGGAGTTGGGGACGTCCCATCCTGACTCTGTAGAGGCAGTTACGCTGAAGGGGCTCATCCATCAGGCACGGGATGAGCTCCAACAAGCAGAGGaaag CTTCCAGAAGGCCCTCTCAATCTGCCCAGACTCAGGAGAGCTCTACTTCCTGTTGGGCCGACTCTACTGGCTCATGGGAGAAGAGGCGCGTCGAGATCGGAATAAAGCACACACGCACCTCCTCAAG GCTGCGAAGCTTGACCCTCACCTGGGCTCTGTGTTCCGCTATCTGGGCCACTACTACCGGGAGGTGGCCCGTGACCTGGGCCGAGCGCATGGATGCTACAAGCGGGCCTTTGAGCTGGACGGCAGCGATGGTGAGGCAGGGGCGGCAGCAGTCGACATCAGCATGGAGCAAGGAGACATG GAATCTGCCTTGGCCATTTTGACGTCGGTGACTGAGAGAGCCACCCCTGGGTCAGCCAAGTGGGCCTGGATGAGAAGGGGCTTATATCACCTCAAGATCAATGAGCACCAGCAAGCTGTCACAGA CCTGCAGGCGGCGCTGCGGGCGGACCCTATGGACTGGGTGTGCTGGGAGTGCCTGGGCGAGGCCTACCTGCACCGCCACAGCTTCACCACTGCGCTCAAGGCCTTCACCAAGGCCCACCTGCTGCAGCCCGACTCCATCTACAGCCTCTACCAGATGGCCGCCATCAAGCAGATCCTGGGCAAGTCCAAGGAGGCTGCCGGAGAGTACATGAAGATTGTCCAGCGAGAGGACTATGTACCTGCgctaaaag GTCTTGGAGAGTGCCTTCTCGCCTTAGCACGGGGTGCGCTGGAAGACTACTTAGATGGGAGAGCAGTGGACTTCATTCAAAGTGCCATTGAATACCTGTTCAG GGGTGTCCAGCAGCGTCCGGACCTGTCGTGTTTGTGGAAGCTGCTGGGCAATGCCTGTAGTCTGAGTGGTTCCGTGGCTCCAGAGAGGGCTCACGTGATGGTCCCAGGGGCCTTGTCAGGAGACAGCCCGTCGGATCAGAACCACCGCCTGGACCAGAGAACACTGCTGAGGCTGGGCGAGAG GTGCTATGGCCAAGCCCTGAAGCTGATGCCAGAGGCTGCCAGTCTGTGGTGTGACCTTGGCATCAACTACTACCGCCAGTGCCAGAAACTCCTCCCCCTCAACCAGGAGCAGGACATCCAGACGCTTCTGGAAAAATCCTTACAG TGTATAAAGAAGGCTGTCATGTTGGACAGTGCCAATAACAGCTACTGGAATGCCTTGGGAGTTGTTGCCATGGCCACAG GTGTTGAAAACTTTGCTCTGGCACAACACTGTTTCATTAAATCAGTAAAGGTGGAACCAAAT AATGTTGTAGCTTGGACCAACCTGGGTGTATTGTacctgaaaaaagaaaacattgag CTTGCCCATGAGGCCTTTAAGGTTGCACAGTCTCTAGAGCCGCTATACGTCAACTGCTGGATTGGACAG GCTCTGATTGCAGAGATGGTGGACAGCGCCGACACCATGGACCTGTTCCGCCACACCACAGAGCTCAACACACAC ACTGAGGGAGTGAAAGGCTATGCCCACTTTGTGTGCTCCACGCTGCTGGACAAGAGCAACCGGGACTCTGAGCTCTACCGCTACAACATCCTGCAGATGAACGCCATCTCCGCTGCCCAGGTGGCCCTCTGCAAGTACACAG AGAGGATTCAAACAGACCCCACAGCTTTTGTCATGCTTGGATATCTCAATGAACACCTACAACTCAAGAGACAGGccactgtagcctacagaag AGCTGTGGAACTGCTCCAGACCTCTCCTCACGTAGACGAGCTCAGCTTCGCCCTCAGAAACTACGGCCGTGCCCTCTG TGACACAGGCCAGTGTGAGGatgctgtgcgtgtgtactCCTCCACGCCACTGGGGGAGCTGCAGGACCTGGTGGGGCTGGCCCTGGCCTACTTCAGAGCAGGCCACCTGCAGGAAAGCCTCGCTG cctATGAGAAGGCGCTGTCTGTGGCCTCTACGGAGAAGGAGAGGGCCTACATCCTCACAGCACTGGCTCTGCTCCAGCACAGACTGGGCAGCATGGACACGGCCAAAACGTTGCTCTTCAAGTG ctcgTTGCTGAAGGAGCCCATATCGGAGAGCCTGCTGTGTCTGTGCGCTCTGGGCCTGGTCCATGGGGACGGCACCCTGGCCACGGCGGCACTCTCCGAGCTGCTGAAGCTGACCGGGGGCCCAGGGGGCGCTGTGGAGCAACGCTGCCTCCTCACCTGTGCCCTGCTGGCACTGCAGGGACACTACAGCGCCGTGCCCAGGGAGGCTGCCAGGGCCGtgcacag tAACCCAGGAAACGCCACCCTCTGGGCCCTGCTCTCCCGCCTGGTGCCACAGTACCACCCTAGGCAAGCCAAA GGTGGTGCTGTCGCTGGAAGTGTGGCCTGTCTCTCCAGTATGACACAGGGGAAG AGGGCGCTACTGTTCAGTGGTCTGAGTCAGCTAGCTGCTGGCAGACACGCGGGTGAGGACCGCTCCAGGAATGGCCTGAAGACCATACAGAGAGCCGTGCTGCTATGTCCAG ATGACCTGGCTGCCTGGGCTGGGCTGATGGCCGCTTCCTATGCGGAGAACACGGCCTGCGCTCTGTCCGGCTCTGCCCCTCTCAGACAGGGTCTAGAGCGCCCCCTGATGGCCGCCATTGCAGAGAAAG CCCAGGCAGTCCCTGTGGAGGAGCGTCCCCTGGCCCATGCTGTGGAGAGCTGGGCACTGCAGCAGGCCCTCTCAGGCCTCAGGCAGGCCACACACTATGCCCAGGCTGAAGCCCTGTGCACTCAG GTGCTCAGTGTGTCTCCTGACCACCCTGCCGTGCTGCTTCAGCTGAGGCAGCTCCAGTGTGAGCGCCTCCTTGTGGAGCAGGCTGGAACTGCGCTGCCCGTGCCTGTGCTGGAGCAGCTCTCCGCAGCTGTGATGGCCAACCCTACCTCAGTGTCTGCCTGGCATGTGAGTTACCCCAACGCTCCTTTAAGACCcaaaacacacatctctctgAGCTCAA CCCTTAAGGCTTCTACAGTCTTTTTACAGAGTTTGGTAGGTCTAGGTGACTGA